The Styela clava chromosome 3, kaStyClav1.hap1.2, whole genome shotgun sequence genome includes the window ccattacttttatttatttcaaatattccagtGAGCTGCacgggattcgttttttgtgtgctataACGTTATCCAAATTTGCCACTaagtggcgctacgtgtccatatatttgagcatagccctCTTGTTGTATTGTTATTCATTTATTCtcagttttatttgattttgtttattCCATGTCAGTTCACGATAGAATGGGTTAGACTAGATCATTTCCTCACAATTCTCTAGTCCATCTTATTCAAACAAAGCATAAAGATTCGATGAAAAAAGATACGATAAATTAAATGATAAAATGGATCAGTAAATAAGCGCCGGCGTTAAAACAGGATACCCATTTTTATGTAGCTTATAAACTTTTATATTCTGTGTTAATTTATTTAGAAAGAGCGTTTGCAACTTCTGGATGTAACTCCGCTCTCCATTGGAACCGACGTTCGAGAGTCTGACATGTGTGTCATTATTCCAAGGAATACAAAAATTCCGACACGAAAGATGGGATCCTTCACAACTTCTAGGGACAATCAAACCGCTCTTAATTTTGAGGTTTATGAACTTCTTTTCATTTCACAtttaaaatacaagttaaaTATACAATAAGTTATTACAACCCATTACATTCAAATGCTACAGCAAATGCTTCAAACTGATTCTGTAAATTTATCTAAATCTTGCATTAATTCAGAATAGCATAGACCAACATTCAACAAAATTATTGACATCACAGTAATCAGAATACAAAAttctttgtttgatttttcTCATTAATTGATCTCATCAACAAATAACCTGATAAATTTATCGGGGaacgaatttttaaaattcaatgttataaaaattttgaaaacaaataaactttgttcagaaaatttttcaactcacttgaaataatatatatatataaatctctGTCCCAACAATAATCGACACGgctaataaatttttaatagtcGCACTGCTATGCTGAGTTGTTCCAATATTTTAAGTCTTACacttggaaaaatatttatgcGTTTTAGGTGTATGAAGGTGAAAGACCCTGCATTCACGACAATCATCATCTTGGAACATTTGTTCTCGAAGGAATTCCACCTGCACCGAAGGGAGTGGCGACCGTTATATCAGTCTTTGAAATTGACAGATCCGGCATCCTGACCGTAACAGCGTACGATTCAATATCAGGcagtgaaaacaaaataaagatTACTAATGACGAGAAACAAATGGCAaagaatgaaattgaaaaaatggttTGTGTATAGCAATAACTATGCTTGTTTTATTCgtatttaatcataatttgaataTACGCAATGTCGAATTGGATAAGCAATTGTTGTTATATGTGAAAATGCTTAGTTGTTAACACTTATTTGACAGCATTAAATAATTctatttgataataaatgagTTCAAAAAAGAAAATCTCTGATTCCTTTTATAATTCGTCCAACATACCAAATGaaagtttttattttcacaCTAATAAGTAATTAGCTACACAAGGCTAGTACACTATTTCATATACTAATAATGTAAtgagtgctcccgaagtatgtgtaccaagatggcgcgcaacctgaacatagtatgtgtaccagattagggttgtgcgtcatctcggtacacatacttccggagcgccatgtaatattccacttttccGACTAAATGCTGATACAAATTTAAGTAATTTTTTGTcttgttaataaaaataaatataattcatacaacattttcataaatttcctCTTGTTCAAGGTCTGGCTTTGTAgttttaaaaatcgaatattAAACCCGGGGAATACGTAAATATCGTTTTATTTCATCTCTGACTTAACAAACGTTTTGACCAAGTATTAAAGATCTTACTTTCTTGCTCAACACAGGCTGTATTTTATGCGCGGCTGTCTTTCTTCAAACCTCGGTATCAGCTTCTTTTATTCATCAGTAATTTTCGGTTTACCATCTTCATTCAATTCCGTATTTATAATATAAGCAATGATATCTACAGATCGCTGCGGcggaaaaattcaaaatagaaGATATGGAATGGAAAGAAAAGAGTGCCGCAAAGAATGAGTTGGAAGATTTAGTTTACAAAATAAAGCAGAAGGTTCAAAAAGACACAAGTGTAAGCCATGGTGACCAAAAGAaaattttgctaaaatcgcaAGCGACCATGGATTGGGTCAAAACAAACAAGGTATGTTTACTTTACTTTAATTTGGGcttatatttacattttattaacgAATACAGTTGAAATGTCTATGAGCGCGAGTATAGTTGTAAAGTCTGGGAAAGTTTGTTTAATTTATCcttataaatttttcaatttatacatTAAAATTCAATTCTTGTTTCATCATTATAGtatgataaaaatttaatttattaataaatacggTTGAAATGTCTAAAACTGAGATAAGAGTTGCAGCACCTAAAAACGTTTGTTTTGACTTATTATTATAACATGATACAGTAACtaatatattttccaattttgcAGAAAACTGAAAGTAAAAGCATACGCCAAAAAACTAAAGAACTAAGAGATCTTTTCAACCGCATGATTGGATTTTCGTCAGGTACTTTaaatatttcactttagaatcggtgcttccgaagtatgtgcaccaagtatctgtaccaggttaggttagggttaccaggttaggtttcaggtaccaggttagggttcaggttgtgcgccttcTGGGTGAAATTATTCATTCCACCAGTTATATCTAAGTTAATACTGTCTTGGTGGTAAAGAGAAATTTTGCTATTATTAACCagtgtttaaattttattcaagataaattttattcaagatACGGTAAAAAAATACTATTTCTCTTAAAAATGGGGTTGAAATGTATACGTTAAGATGGTATGAACAGAATTTTTCACTGGTAAAATACttgatgaaaacaatttttaacaCAGTAATCAACTAACAACTAatccaaatttttaaaatgtttactACATACTGTATATTTCCagattgaaaatatattcacatCAACTGGAAAGAGCATGACGTTGCTGAGTGTTTCGAACTAACACTTCATTAGTCGtcgttttattcattttgatttcTTATGTATAATGTTGATTTCAAGCttcaaatatttgcatatatatatagatcagtttctttttgtaaatataaaatataaattcatgcctattttatctaatttattCGAACTTACTGTAATATAGTCGTAAAaccatattattttaatttgattatgtgaATAGTACTTTATTTGAGATGGTTTAGCTGATATTTCCAAATTATCTTTTATTTCTCATTGTATATAGAgtttataaacaaaaattgttatttccaaATTATCCATATGTTTAATTATACATACTCCAGAAAGCTTTAATTTTGGGGAAACAATTTTACATATagttttcaatcaaaataagAGCATAGGTTTTTGCTATTGAGCaatgataataatttttcatgAATTTCAGTTTGTCAAACTTAAGTATTGATTAATTGTTAAAGTGCACAACAATTACAACTGTGAAGGAATGAAAGTTTTCGCATTGTTTTAGATAGACCGTACATTCGAAGCTCAAATGTTATTTCAGGCGAAGTGTGTAACAGATTAAAAATCAAGTTTTCCTGATATTTCTAAAAaagtattgattttaaaaagaCGGAAAAATTCAATAGCAGCTTTGAATATTGCTCTTGCAGCCACATTGATAAACATCATATCACGTTATTTGGaatgattttgattttatttctaaataatgTGTTATTTTGCATGTACACATAGTTTATAAACAAGAATAGAGACTTGGCCTTTATAGTAAGCAATATACTAACATAACATATCTGTGTTTAGCCGTCAGAGAGCCTACATTACAATATATTAGAAATGTTACTACTTCATTGTTTATAACTCATAACAAGCTAATTCAATATAATTCCGAATCCTATCATATTCCAAATCTTAAGCCTTAGGTCGTCTCGGTTATTAAATCCCTACGTTTcctttgttttatttgattgCTCGACGGTGTGCCATCTATTGTTCATGGAACACGTCTCGTATCTCAATCGTCACGTTAAATTGGACACGCGTGGACAGATATTGCCATACCCACAATATATATTACTAACATTTCTTGcccattaaaaaaataaaaagtctgATTTTAGTTTTTAGATAAACAGAAAGCAATGCGAAATTTTTGCTTGGCTTGAACAACATTGAACATTTGTTCCATATCTGTATGAAGGAGATAGCCTGGTTTGATGATGCTTCtcttttattttataatctTGTAGAcgaaaattttataattgaaGTATAGAACAGTCATTATAACAGAACAAAAAATGTTTGGAGATATTTTGTAATACAGTTCAAACGATACCTAAAACCTAAATTGCACCTTTGAAAAATACTGTTAATTCAGTGACATataagttatttaaaaaattcaaagtttattATTTAAAGTTGTTTCTTCTTCTTTATTATCACAATTTAGTGACTTCACACGGATCTACTTTAGACGTATTGGTCTTTACCAGAAGTGACAGTTGCGCAAACAGAAAGAATATCGAACCTGTAAAAAGTTAATATGTATATAGAACAAAGGTTATGAACATGCACTGAAAATCAAATGTGtatcaattataatatataactAATTTCCCTCGGTACTGCATTCCTTGCCACTGAGAATGTGCCAGGTGAGATATTTTGCAGTATGGTTTTCATTATGTAATTCATTGTATTAGCTATAGTTTTGAtcaatattcatttaatatCATAATTCTACGCTGCCACAATTATACGTCatagaaaaaatcaaaaaaaaaatatattgagacaCCTATTCGAAACCGCTAGATTGTTGCCAATCTTATTATGACAACTAAATAAAAACTTGACATTTGCTACTTAATCGATATCTCTTGAATTTATTAAAACCACGTGGtaaattgcaaatatttattcaatatttgagCTTACTTGTCAAATAAAATCCTGGATAAACAAGGTACAATGATTCCCTGAATCCCATCAAATCTGCTAGAGGAGGAACAATGAGTTGTGCATTTCCACCAATATTATTGATGACGAATATAAAACAAGCCACTGCGCTTGCACGAGCGTGCGCTGGATAGAATTCGACAAGAATTGTAAATAAGACTCCAAACCACATCTCGGCTGCAAAAAAACACAACAAATAATTGATCAATTCAATGGAAGTTTTGGAATGTTCATTCGTTGCTGCAACAAtcgtgaaataaaaattttgttatttacgCTAATCACGCATGCATTTAACAGTATATCACGATGGCAGTCAGCGTGCTGCTCataactagaaaaaaaattcgatcGGATACTTTCGTTTTGAGCTCACAATTTTGAGTGAACAGTTTTTTTACTAGTAGTGTTACTATATGAATAAGACATGAACAATTCCAAACGTTCCAAGTCTTTAAATATAATATAGCCTGcatagtaaaataaaattaacttaCCAAATAAATAGGCGACGAGAAGGGAAATAAAACATTCAGGTGGTTCAACTAGTAAAACTCCGGCGGCGCAAGGTGCCGCAAGTGCTTGGGATACAACGAGGACCCAAAGTCTAGTTTTGACGCCTTAAATAAGGAGAGGTATGTGATTAAAACTGAAAGAGATTAGTCTAACTTTTCCTTCAGgcattttctttatttaatataatatcaaGTGTATCTCgttgtaaaatttttattcaattttaaccTTCGTGTTATTAAGTACTGCACCAGTTTATCAACACTTTCATTACGCAACAATAGTCTGTAAATAGACGAAATCTTGTTACTTACCATATTTTCTTGCCAATATATCGGACGCAAGTCCGCCAACCACAATTCCAATTGTTCCCCCAGCTATCGATGTGATTGACATGAAAAATCCAACTTCTGTGCCAGGATAATAATCATCAAAGTATAATTGTGCATTGTAGGACCAGCAGAAACTAGCTGAAATAtaagaaataatttaattattacacatataaataaaacttacatgttgaatggaatttttttttctataatcaATTTTGGATAGTTtctgatacatttttttttttcaacttgctTGGCTGTACACTCTCATTCGTTTACATTCGTTGTACCTACCAGACAAAAAAATTCTATGCCGAGAACTTCAGTTATGCGGAATCCGCTACTTCAACTGTTTTTCTGATTGTAATGACATGAACTGCTTCAAGTATAGCTACAATGGTATTTACTAACGAGCAATGCcacaagatatttttttatattgtcatTAGCACTTGTCCTTATAATGATCGCCCGTGGCTCATCCCGGGGTCAgccagtcagtagtttattcttcaccaaaatgaaaatgcacTCACAGtgaaaataaacttaaaaaaagttgaaaatgacatttcatgGTGAAAAACCGCGAAAAACCAAAGTttgttatcgagcagcgacacctgtgataagagtctaactttgatacaagTTTAAGAGAAATAAGAcgaacaatatatatttaaattaatatatcaaaCGGGGACCGTTATCTTTAATTCGGATGAGTTCtcgtgaccttgctttgggaAAATAtcctaaaacaaataaataataatcaataaaccAATAATTCCCGAAATTTAAATACCTGAATGGCGAAAGCACGCTCCAATTAGTAGCAATGGCACAGTTGCGTTTTTACATGTTAATGCTGCCACCTCGCGgaattttccttttttcttttctaaaatttgaagaatttgaaTGGTTTAATACATAAAGtaataaaagaagaaaaataatgagaatagaatatttattattacctTTTACGAATTACATCTAATTTGAGGTAAAATAAGTAATCAGATTAAAATAGTCTAGTGACAGGGgtataaaagaaaatttttgtgGTACATTACATTGTATAAACAAGCCCATATTTCAGAAGGGTGACAAAAACAACTCAAAAAATTGCGATTTGCGGTATTTTAGAACAATACAGATTAAAAAAATCAACCTTCTGCATTAGTTCCCTCTTTATAAGAAATGCTGGTCTGAAATTCTATTGTTCCTCGTGGTGGCTCCTGTATAGCTATGATTATGACTACTGCCATAACAAATCCAGCAATTCCAGTCACTACGTACCCGCTTCGCCACCCCTGAAATTTAAAgttgttttaaataaacaatttaaGTGATACACAATTTAAAAGAAGCTGAATGACAAACTATCAAAGACAAATTTGAGCCCATTCGAAGCtaaaattttttgtattgaagtaTTTGTAGAATGGTCACAGTTAACTTTGATCAGGGATGAGATTacgtttttttgtaataatcaaAAATGTATTAGCATAAACTGTAATGAATGTATGTATCACAATCTTCATTACACAACACAGCAGCATATCCTAATTGATGGGTAGATACACAAAGTGTTTCCGAATTATCAGATTTGATGATTGCTCCATCTTGTCGCCAATTTTGTAATTACAGAAATCACCGattcatttcttgtttttttagCTATTAATATCCGATTATGGTCTAGGGCGAATTGGGTGACAGTGAGTAGATTATAGATCGGAATGTTTATAAATTAGCATAGTCGTTAGGCTATGGTGAAGCGCAAAATATGGCTAACGCTTCAAAAGAAAAATAGACCCCTACAATCCTACATGATTAACTCACCGAATCAAGTATATCCGCGTCAGTCATATAATTTCCAACTGCAAATGCAAGGCCGTATCCTAAATAAATTCCCCAATTATATATACTCATTCCGCGACCCCGTGATCTTGCTGGGAACCAATCAGCAACTAAAGACGATGCTAGTGGAGTACAAGCTGATTCTCTGaaattaaaagatatttttgcCGTGTTATTTTTACGTGAGTATGTTATAGGCAATTAAGATATTGTCTATACGGAAAAATGAATGtaggaatcgaacatttttggattttatatatatttattacccAGCTCCAAATAGGAATCTCAGCGTCAGTAGTTGCCAGTACTGATGTGAAAATCCAGTTGCCAATGTCATAACGGAAAAGAACACGACGCTGATAGCATACATACGAACTCTGTAAAAAGGATTAAATATAACATTTCAGATTATTAAAATAACATTAGATATGAGTAAATCGATGATAACAATACGTTTCTAAGTGATTCgaaatgataaaaatgtaaaaaaaagaaaattgggCTTTCATATGGGTCACGTGACAAAGAGCATGTGGTGCGTTGCAAGTCCTATAGGTATTCGAAATGCACGAGACTGAGGTTTCGGTATTTATTTTGAATGCATAGACATTACAGTAACATATTCTTGATGAAGAAAGttagtaattaaaataaatttatcgaATTATTATAATGATACGTAATTTCAGGCACAGCGGTACTGAGCTGGGCTAGGCCTTGTAAATGTTTAATTAAACctaataatataaaaactaaatattatttgaaatgaatttcgTTCTTGAAACAGGTTACCGAATGAAAGTCGAGTAAACCAATCATGACAACTTCCAAAACAATACCACTCTATATTTGTGTCATATAGAAGCGAATACTATAGAAACGTTGTTTGAAATATGATAAACATGTTTGAGCAGACCGCGCATTACCACGCTTCCAATATAATGTGTCAACAAagacaatatttattttttgctgttgAAAATTATGCCAAGTCATTGATAAAGCATACACTGGAATATACCTTGATATTGCTTTAGTCGTTTATTCAGTTTTTCATCTGATTCACATTTGCCAAACACGGTCATCAATAACActaatttatgtttaaaattatttatttttcagttttttataaAGTTTTTTTCCAACATTAAATATAAGGGTCAACGATTACATAATTATACCACTTCAGGGGTTATGTTTTAGAaagaaaaaataccaatattatAGGTGTTTGTTTGATTCCAAACCGTTGTAATGTTTTCACTTCATTACAAATTATCAAcaccaaattgaaaatttcactttttggcaatgcatatttttcaaaaaggttttcaatttttttgctgTTTATTTCACAAATACCTGTTATATCTATCACCTAAAATTCCAAAAATGACACCGACGACTGTAAAGATAACCACATATGTTGGTCCGGCAAGAATCTGATATTCAATTCCTTGCCCAGTGTAATCCCATGAGCAGGTCTCGCTATTCGACGCATTGATACACCTGGAATTGTCAAAACATAAGATTACTATGCTTTAGTGCaagggtgtgcaaagtgcggctcgcgggccaaatgcggcccgcaagggaAAATTGTGCGACCCGCGGAGAAGTGCTAACTTCGAATGGTGTCCAGCCAGCGGAACGATTTATTTTAATCCGGTTCCCTTTTCGTGGCAAAGCTTATATCCGACTCCAATTCATTATCTATGCATATGGCGTTACAATTTCGGCTCAACATATTTTTTCCAAAGTGGGCCTTATAAAACCGCCTGAATGACAAAGCCTTGGAAATGGATATCGGATTACTAGCACTTATATTAAAGCAAATATGGATAAAGGTAATCGGGAAAAtaatccagcagcaaatttctcactcaatttgtttgaatttgaaaaaaggatttcaaacatttttgcgTTTCAACTCATCTTTCCTGCAAGGACCTCCAATAACGCCATAAGATCAATACAAAAAAGAAACTATTCTGTGTCTGCAACTGATAGAGAGcttatgttaaatgaaggtgcggcccgcggttttacccagttatCAATATCTGGCTCGCCTACGAAAAAGGTTGCGCAACCCTGCTTTAGTTTATTAACTTTCGAAGATTGATggattgaaaatattatcgaaTCATACGTACAATTGAAAGATAGGGCATACCCAGATAGTAATCTAATAAATCATTGCTATTCATCATTTCATTAAACTGATTATTCGGTTTGGAAAAATTGCgaacaaaaatgatttttccaATGGGTTGTGAAACTTAGATTTGTACTATAATTCTGGCGGAAAATCAAGGTAGATTCATTTGGGGCTGGCTTTGCGCGGCCAATACATAATTTCTAATTGAGATTTATCAATATACACTAACGTATTGTCATCACCGAGTCGGCAAATTATGACATTCTTTCAAATCAATCATAAAGTGTTTGCTTCATGTCATCTCCAATTACACA containing:
- the LOC120343459 gene encoding protein spinster homolog 1-like translates to MWLYLIPLMLGYGCGELGHYLLAVTSRPMAQDVGFGDKGCLAKNQSLEEDYQKQCTSISNESRCINASNSETCSWDYTGQGIEYQILAGPTYVVIFTVVGVIFGILGDRYNRVRMYAISVVFFSVMTLATGFSHQYWQLLTLRFLFGAGESACTPLASSLVADWFPARSRGRGMSIYNWGIYLGYGLAFAVGNYMTDADILDSGWRSGYVVTGIAGFVMAVVIIIAIQEPPRGTIEFQTSISYKEGTNAEEKKKGKFREVAALTCKNATVPLLLIGACFRHSASFCWSYNAQLYFDDYYPGTEVGFFMSITSIAGGTIGIVVGGLASDILARKYGVKTRLWVLVVSQALAAPCAAGVLLVEPPECFISLLVAYLFAEMWFGVLFTILVEFYPAHARASAVACFIFVINNIGGNAQLIVPPLADLMGFRESLYLVYPGFYLTSSIFFLFAQLSLLVKTNTSKVDPCEVTKL